One window from the genome of Gadus macrocephalus chromosome 7, ASM3116895v1 encodes:
- the LOC132461875 gene encoding carbohydrate-responsive element-binding protein-like isoform X3 yields MAMARRTSPDRSGPTNQNQLPDSESDSDTEGDEQDPEVGPTGPWSVRSLIRTQVIHSGHFMVSSPHSDSTPRRRKSGPWYDFDTVNRTWCQTYTFGPLSAGSLSIDPTLNRLFECMSLAYSGKIASPKWKNFKGLRLLWRDKIRLNNAIWRAWYIQYLEKRRTAVCGFVTPLEGSEAEAHRKPEAIVLEGSYWKRRIEVVIKEYHKWRIYYKKRLQKNKDDFFSMLQQDQLYRSELEKWSNQIYQEPEAAPEEAHMFDLDCFLSNTSDTLFTMTQKPCPWSSDRHNTYTSNADMIQPALTPLQPNLDDFMDIPDIFMNYRLDSIDQSGFTDFGYFDGPSGGAFTPVSTQQLLTDTSQHKLAEPGEPSGSHLSQVASSIPRPEQARSGGDCDAYQYAGIIPSSSPYGQQQQQQLQLYPNPPVPVSVANPFLYPPLPPLPCHKYAYVDAPGGAATSTVITHTASSLSSPGADLQPHSGYLYLQAACHSAGTYPPSVAMSSPDPAQHGAEVLPAPAGTSHCFPVGPVPGAGPGEGPGLGAGPGAGLGVGTSRGKHKQKTAEASGDRPAVLPGPPAPAPDPAPSTSATSCLAKLLCSTSHHGSRARKPNMGLDTTWSTVKGQKSNSLLSASSVHGAEATSPLRLVSAWPAGGRLSGPEPSQSPPVLGLVGPQASTSRGPLGGSSRPTLSTATTSSNLLVPKTEKLSPGRVYSPDVINLTGCFSGHAGQKSPLGALDHISRPESLHSFSTHGKSETKQTETRRITHISAEQKRRFNIKMGFDTLHNLVTTLNSQPSIKISKATTLHKTAEYIGKMQQERSTLQEETQRLREEIQLLNSAINVCQQQLPATGAPITRQRFDHMRQRFREYVQTQTLQNWKFWIFSIIVEPLFESYNAVVSTATMEELCRTTLSWLDQHCSLPSLRPMVLSSLRLLSTSTSILSDPGRLPEQATLAVTQGQGVSCTPTLGDDRPLQPLRRENTHHM; encoded by the exons ATGGCAATGGCCAGAAGAACCTCTCCAGACAGGTCTGGACCGACCAACCAGAACCAGCTTCCCGATTCCGAATCTGATTCGGATACGGAGGGAGACGAGCAAGACCCAGAGGTCGGTCCCACTGGGCCGTGGAGTGTCAGGTCCTTGATACGCACCCAGGTCATCCACAGCGGACACTTCATGGTGTCGTCGCCCCACAGCGATTCCACCCCACGCCGACGGAAAAGCGGTCCTTGGTATGACTTTGACACCGTGAACAGGACATGGTGCCAGACCTACACGTTCGGCCCGCTTAGTGCTGGTAGTCTGAGCATTGACCCCACGCTCAACCGCTTGTTTGAGTGTATGTCACTGGCATACAG CGGTAAGATTGCGTCGCCAAAGTGGAAGAATTTTAAAGGTTTGCGCTTGCTGTGGAGGGACAAGATCCGTCTGAACAATGCCATCTGGAGGGCCTGGTACATTCAAT ACCTGGAGAAGAGAAGGACCGCGGTGTGTGGTTTCGTGACCCCCCTGGAGGGCTCTGAGGCAGAGGCACATCGCAAGCCTGAA GCCATCGTTTTAGAGGGCAGCTACTGGAAACGCAGGATTGAGGTAGTCATCAAAGAATACCACAAGTGGAGGATTTATTACAAAAAGAGG CTTCAGAAGAATAAGGATGACTTCTTCTCCATGCTCCAGCAG GATCAACTCTACCGGTCCGAGCTGGAGAAATGGTCCAATCAGATTTACCAGGAGCCCGAAGCGGCACCAGAGGAGGCCCACATGTTTGACCTGGACTGCTTCCTGTCCAACACCTCAGACACCCTGTTCACTATGACCCAGAAGCCATGTCCGTGGTCGAGCGACAGACACAACA CATACACCAGCAACGCTGACATGATCCAGCCCGCTCTGACTCCACTTCAGCCCAACTTGGACGATTTTATGGACATCCCAG ATATATTCATGAACTACCGGCTTGATTCCATCGACCAGTCGGGTTTTACTGACTTTGGGTATTTCGACGGCCCCTCCGGTGGAGCGTTTACCCCGGTATCAACACAGCAGCTTCTGACAGACACCTCCCAACACAAACTGGCTGAG CCTGGGGAGCCATCGGGCAGCCACCTCTCCCAGGTGGCCTCCTCCATCCCTAGGCCAGAGCAGGCCAGGTCGGGCGGGGACTGTGACGCCTACCAGTACGCCGGcatcatcccctcctcctccccctacggccagcagcagcagcagcagctgcagctgtACCCCAACCCTCCGGTGCCCGTCTCCGTCGCCAACCCCTTCCTGTACCCGCCCCTGCCTCCGCTTCCCTGCCACAAGTACGCCTACGTGGACGCCCCGGGCGGCGCGGCCACCTCCACCGTCATCACCCACACGGCGTCCTCCCTGTCGTCTCCGGGCGCCGACCTGCAGCCTCACAGCGGGTACCTCTACCTCCAGGCCGCCTGCCACTCGGCCGGGACCTACCCCCCCAGCGTGGCGATGTCGTCCCCGGACCCGGCGCAGCACGGAGCGGAGGTGCTGCCCGCCCCCGCCGGCACGTCCCACTGCTTCCCCGTGGGACCCgtgccgggggcggggcctggggaggggccggggctgggggcggggccgggggcggggcttggggtGGGGACGTCCAGGGGGAAACACAAGCAGAAGACGGCGGAGGCGAGTGGGGATCGACCGGCCGTCCTTCCGGgacccccggccccggcccctgaCCCTGCACCGTCCACTTCGGCCACGAGCTGCCTGGCCAAACTGCTGTGCTCCACCTCCCACCACGGCTCCAGAGCGC GGAAGCCGAATATGGGACTTGACACTACCTGGTCCACAGTCAAAGGTCAGAAGTCAAATTCGTTG CTATCAGCTAGTAGCGTGCATGGAGCAGAGGCAACGTCCCCGCTGCGCCTTGTGTCTGCGTGGCCTGCAGGGGGCCGTCTGTCGGGGCCAGAGCCCAGCCAGAGCCCTCCCGTCCTGGGTTTGGTCGGACCCCAGGCCAGCACGTCCAGGGGCCCGTTGGGGGGGTCCTCCCGGCCCACCCTCAGCAcggccaccaccagctccaACCTCCTGGTGCCCAAGACGGAGAAGCTGTCTCCGGGGCGGGTGTACAGCCCGGACGTGATCAACCTCACCG GATGTTTCTCTGGACACGCAGGTCAAAAATCACCATTGGGGGCCCTGGATCACATTTCCAGGCCAGAATCATTACACTCATTCTCCACACATGGAAAGAGCGAAACAAAA CAAACAGAGACCAGGAGAATAACCCACATCTCAGCGGAGCAGAAGAGACGCTTCAACATCAAAATGGGATTTGACACTTTACATAATCTGGTCACAACCCTAAACTCCCAACCCAGCATTAAG ATCAGCAAGGCCACCACCCTGCACAAGACCGCAGAGTACATCGGCAAGATGCAGCAGGAGCGATCCACGCTGCAGGAAGAGACCCAGAGACTCAGGGAGGAGATCCAGCTCCTCAACTCTGCCATCAA CGTGTGTCAGCAGCAGCTGCCCGCCACAGGAGCGCCCATCACCAGGCAGCGCTTCGACCACATGAGGCAGAGGTTCAGAGAATACgtccagacacagacactgcAGAACTGGAAGTTCTGGATC TTCAGTATCATCGTGGAGCCCTTGTTTGAGTCCTACAACGCAGTGGTGTCCACTGCAACCATGGAGGAGCTGTGTCGCACCACCCTGTCCTGGCTGGACCAGCATTGCTCCCTGCCCTCCCTGAGACCAA TGGTCTTGAGCTCTCTGCGTCTCCTCAGCACGTCCACGTCCATCCTGAGTGACCCGGGACGCCTACCGGAGCAGGCCACCCTAGCGGTCACCCAGGGCCAGGGAGTCTCTTGCACCCCCACCCTGGGTGATGAtcgccccctccagcccctccgacgggagaacacacaccatatgtga
- the LOC132461875 gene encoding carbohydrate-responsive element-binding protein-like isoform X2, protein MAMARRTSPDRSGPTNQNQLPDSESDSDTEGDEQDPEVGPTGPWSVRSLIRTQVIHSGHFMVSSPHSDSTPRRRKSGPWYDFDTVNRTWCQTYTFGPLSAGSLSIDPTLNRLFECMSLAYSGKIASPKWKNFKGLRLLWRDKIRLNNAIWRAWYIQYLEKRRTAVCGFVTPLEGSEAEAHRKPEAIVLEGSYWKRRIEVVIKEYHKWRIYYKKRRLYSILQQLQKNKDDFFSMLQQDQLYRSELEKWSNQIYQEPEAAPEEAHMFDLDCFLSNTSDTLFTMTQKPCPWSSDRHNTYTSNADMIQPALTPLQPNLDDFMDIPDIFMNYRLDSIDQSGFTDFGYFDGPSGGAFTPVSTQQLLTDTSQHKLAEPGEPSGSHLSQVASSIPRPEQARSGGDCDAYQYAGIIPSSSPYGQQQQQQLQLYPNPPVPVSVANPFLYPPLPPLPCHKYAYVDAPGGAATSTVITHTASSLSSPGADLQPHSGYLYLQAACHSAGTYPPSVAMSSPDPAQHGAEVLPAPAGTSHCFPVGPVPGAGPGEGPGLGAGPGAGLGVGTSRGKHKQKTAEASGDRPAVLPGPPAPAPDPAPSTSATSCLAKLLCSTSHHGSRARKPNMGLDTTWSTVKGQKSNSLLSASSVHGAEATSPLRLVSAWPAGGRLSGPEPSQSPPVLGLVGPQASTSRGPLGGSSRPTLSTATTSSNLLVPKTEKLSPGRVYSPDVINLTGQKSPLGALDHISRPESLHSFSTHGKSETKQTETRRITHISAEQKRRFNIKMGFDTLHNLVTTLNSQPSIKISKATTLHKTAEYIGKMQQERSTLQEETQRLREEIQLLNSAINVCQQQLPATGAPITRQRFDHMRQRFREYVQTQTLQNWKFWIFSIIVEPLFESYNAVVSTATMEELCRTTLSWLDQHCSLPSLRPMVLSSLRLLSTSTSILSDPGRLPEQATLAVTQGQGVSCTPTLGDDRPLQPLRRENTHHM, encoded by the exons ATGGCAATGGCCAGAAGAACCTCTCCAGACAGGTCTGGACCGACCAACCAGAACCAGCTTCCCGATTCCGAATCTGATTCGGATACGGAGGGAGACGAGCAAGACCCAGAGGTCGGTCCCACTGGGCCGTGGAGTGTCAGGTCCTTGATACGCACCCAGGTCATCCACAGCGGACACTTCATGGTGTCGTCGCCCCACAGCGATTCCACCCCACGCCGACGGAAAAGCGGTCCTTGGTATGACTTTGACACCGTGAACAGGACATGGTGCCAGACCTACACGTTCGGCCCGCTTAGTGCTGGTAGTCTGAGCATTGACCCCACGCTCAACCGCTTGTTTGAGTGTATGTCACTGGCATACAG CGGTAAGATTGCGTCGCCAAAGTGGAAGAATTTTAAAGGTTTGCGCTTGCTGTGGAGGGACAAGATCCGTCTGAACAATGCCATCTGGAGGGCCTGGTACATTCAAT ACCTGGAGAAGAGAAGGACCGCGGTGTGTGGTTTCGTGACCCCCCTGGAGGGCTCTGAGGCAGAGGCACATCGCAAGCCTGAA GCCATCGTTTTAGAGGGCAGCTACTGGAAACGCAGGATTGAGGTAGTCATCAAAGAATACCACAAGTGGAGGATTTATTACAAAAAGAGG CGTCTTTATTCTATCTTGCAACAGCTTCAGAAGAATAAGGATGACTTCTTCTCCATGCTCCAGCAG GATCAACTCTACCGGTCCGAGCTGGAGAAATGGTCCAATCAGATTTACCAGGAGCCCGAAGCGGCACCAGAGGAGGCCCACATGTTTGACCTGGACTGCTTCCTGTCCAACACCTCAGACACCCTGTTCACTATGACCCAGAAGCCATGTCCGTGGTCGAGCGACAGACACAACA CATACACCAGCAACGCTGACATGATCCAGCCCGCTCTGACTCCACTTCAGCCCAACTTGGACGATTTTATGGACATCCCAG ATATATTCATGAACTACCGGCTTGATTCCATCGACCAGTCGGGTTTTACTGACTTTGGGTATTTCGACGGCCCCTCCGGTGGAGCGTTTACCCCGGTATCAACACAGCAGCTTCTGACAGACACCTCCCAACACAAACTGGCTGAG CCTGGGGAGCCATCGGGCAGCCACCTCTCCCAGGTGGCCTCCTCCATCCCTAGGCCAGAGCAGGCCAGGTCGGGCGGGGACTGTGACGCCTACCAGTACGCCGGcatcatcccctcctcctccccctacggccagcagcagcagcagcagctgcagctgtACCCCAACCCTCCGGTGCCCGTCTCCGTCGCCAACCCCTTCCTGTACCCGCCCCTGCCTCCGCTTCCCTGCCACAAGTACGCCTACGTGGACGCCCCGGGCGGCGCGGCCACCTCCACCGTCATCACCCACACGGCGTCCTCCCTGTCGTCTCCGGGCGCCGACCTGCAGCCTCACAGCGGGTACCTCTACCTCCAGGCCGCCTGCCACTCGGCCGGGACCTACCCCCCCAGCGTGGCGATGTCGTCCCCGGACCCGGCGCAGCACGGAGCGGAGGTGCTGCCCGCCCCCGCCGGCACGTCCCACTGCTTCCCCGTGGGACCCgtgccgggggcggggcctggggaggggccggggctgggggcggggccgggggcggggcttggggtGGGGACGTCCAGGGGGAAACACAAGCAGAAGACGGCGGAGGCGAGTGGGGATCGACCGGCCGTCCTTCCGGgacccccggccccggcccctgaCCCTGCACCGTCCACTTCGGCCACGAGCTGCCTGGCCAAACTGCTGTGCTCCACCTCCCACCACGGCTCCAGAGCGC GGAAGCCGAATATGGGACTTGACACTACCTGGTCCACAGTCAAAGGTCAGAAGTCAAATTCGTTG CTATCAGCTAGTAGCGTGCATGGAGCAGAGGCAACGTCCCCGCTGCGCCTTGTGTCTGCGTGGCCTGCAGGGGGCCGTCTGTCGGGGCCAGAGCCCAGCCAGAGCCCTCCCGTCCTGGGTTTGGTCGGACCCCAGGCCAGCACGTCCAGGGGCCCGTTGGGGGGGTCCTCCCGGCCCACCCTCAGCAcggccaccaccagctccaACCTCCTGGTGCCCAAGACGGAGAAGCTGTCTCCGGGGCGGGTGTACAGCCCGGACGTGATCAACCTCACCG GTCAAAAATCACCATTGGGGGCCCTGGATCACATTTCCAGGCCAGAATCATTACACTCATTCTCCACACATGGAAAGAGCGAAACAAAA CAAACAGAGACCAGGAGAATAACCCACATCTCAGCGGAGCAGAAGAGACGCTTCAACATCAAAATGGGATTTGACACTTTACATAATCTGGTCACAACCCTAAACTCCCAACCCAGCATTAAG ATCAGCAAGGCCACCACCCTGCACAAGACCGCAGAGTACATCGGCAAGATGCAGCAGGAGCGATCCACGCTGCAGGAAGAGACCCAGAGACTCAGGGAGGAGATCCAGCTCCTCAACTCTGCCATCAA CGTGTGTCAGCAGCAGCTGCCCGCCACAGGAGCGCCCATCACCAGGCAGCGCTTCGACCACATGAGGCAGAGGTTCAGAGAATACgtccagacacagacactgcAGAACTGGAAGTTCTGGATC TTCAGTATCATCGTGGAGCCCTTGTTTGAGTCCTACAACGCAGTGGTGTCCACTGCAACCATGGAGGAGCTGTGTCGCACCACCCTGTCCTGGCTGGACCAGCATTGCTCCCTGCCCTCCCTGAGACCAA TGGTCTTGAGCTCTCTGCGTCTCCTCAGCACGTCCACGTCCATCCTGAGTGACCCGGGACGCCTACCGGAGCAGGCCACCCTAGCGGTCACCCAGGGCCAGGGAGTCTCTTGCACCCCCACCCTGGGTGATGAtcgccccctccagcccctccgacgggagaacacacaccatatgtga
- the LOC132461875 gene encoding carbohydrate-responsive element-binding protein-like isoform X1 — MAMARRTSPDRSGPTNQNQLPDSESDSDTEGDEQDPEVGPTGPWSVRSLIRTQVIHSGHFMVSSPHSDSTPRRRKSGPWYDFDTVNRTWCQTYTFGPLSAGSLSIDPTLNRLFECMSLAYSGKIASPKWKNFKGLRLLWRDKIRLNNAIWRAWYIQYLEKRRTAVCGFVTPLEGSEAEAHRKPEAIVLEGSYWKRRIEVVIKEYHKWRIYYKKRRLYSILQQLQKNKDDFFSMLQQDQLYRSELEKWSNQIYQEPEAAPEEAHMFDLDCFLSNTSDTLFTMTQKPCPWSSDRHNTYTSNADMIQPALTPLQPNLDDFMDIPDIFMNYRLDSIDQSGFTDFGYFDGPSGGAFTPVSTQQLLTDTSQHKLAEPGEPSGSHLSQVASSIPRPEQARSGGDCDAYQYAGIIPSSSPYGQQQQQQLQLYPNPPVPVSVANPFLYPPLPPLPCHKYAYVDAPGGAATSTVITHTASSLSSPGADLQPHSGYLYLQAACHSAGTYPPSVAMSSPDPAQHGAEVLPAPAGTSHCFPVGPVPGAGPGEGPGLGAGPGAGLGVGTSRGKHKQKTAEASGDRPAVLPGPPAPAPDPAPSTSATSCLAKLLCSTSHHGSRARKPNMGLDTTWSTVKGQKSNSLLSASSVHGAEATSPLRLVSAWPAGGRLSGPEPSQSPPVLGLVGPQASTSRGPLGGSSRPTLSTATTSSNLLVPKTEKLSPGRVYSPDVINLTGCFSGHAGQKSPLGALDHISRPESLHSFSTHGKSETKQTETRRITHISAEQKRRFNIKMGFDTLHNLVTTLNSQPSIKISKATTLHKTAEYIGKMQQERSTLQEETQRLREEIQLLNSAINVCQQQLPATGAPITRQRFDHMRQRFREYVQTQTLQNWKFWIFSIIVEPLFESYNAVVSTATMEELCRTTLSWLDQHCSLPSLRPMVLSSLRLLSTSTSILSDPGRLPEQATLAVTQGQGVSCTPTLGDDRPLQPLRRENTHHM, encoded by the exons ATGGCAATGGCCAGAAGAACCTCTCCAGACAGGTCTGGACCGACCAACCAGAACCAGCTTCCCGATTCCGAATCTGATTCGGATACGGAGGGAGACGAGCAAGACCCAGAGGTCGGTCCCACTGGGCCGTGGAGTGTCAGGTCCTTGATACGCACCCAGGTCATCCACAGCGGACACTTCATGGTGTCGTCGCCCCACAGCGATTCCACCCCACGCCGACGGAAAAGCGGTCCTTGGTATGACTTTGACACCGTGAACAGGACATGGTGCCAGACCTACACGTTCGGCCCGCTTAGTGCTGGTAGTCTGAGCATTGACCCCACGCTCAACCGCTTGTTTGAGTGTATGTCACTGGCATACAG CGGTAAGATTGCGTCGCCAAAGTGGAAGAATTTTAAAGGTTTGCGCTTGCTGTGGAGGGACAAGATCCGTCTGAACAATGCCATCTGGAGGGCCTGGTACATTCAAT ACCTGGAGAAGAGAAGGACCGCGGTGTGTGGTTTCGTGACCCCCCTGGAGGGCTCTGAGGCAGAGGCACATCGCAAGCCTGAA GCCATCGTTTTAGAGGGCAGCTACTGGAAACGCAGGATTGAGGTAGTCATCAAAGAATACCACAAGTGGAGGATTTATTACAAAAAGAGG CGTCTTTATTCTATCTTGCAACAGCTTCAGAAGAATAAGGATGACTTCTTCTCCATGCTCCAGCAG GATCAACTCTACCGGTCCGAGCTGGAGAAATGGTCCAATCAGATTTACCAGGAGCCCGAAGCGGCACCAGAGGAGGCCCACATGTTTGACCTGGACTGCTTCCTGTCCAACACCTCAGACACCCTGTTCACTATGACCCAGAAGCCATGTCCGTGGTCGAGCGACAGACACAACA CATACACCAGCAACGCTGACATGATCCAGCCCGCTCTGACTCCACTTCAGCCCAACTTGGACGATTTTATGGACATCCCAG ATATATTCATGAACTACCGGCTTGATTCCATCGACCAGTCGGGTTTTACTGACTTTGGGTATTTCGACGGCCCCTCCGGTGGAGCGTTTACCCCGGTATCAACACAGCAGCTTCTGACAGACACCTCCCAACACAAACTGGCTGAG CCTGGGGAGCCATCGGGCAGCCACCTCTCCCAGGTGGCCTCCTCCATCCCTAGGCCAGAGCAGGCCAGGTCGGGCGGGGACTGTGACGCCTACCAGTACGCCGGcatcatcccctcctcctccccctacggccagcagcagcagcagcagctgcagctgtACCCCAACCCTCCGGTGCCCGTCTCCGTCGCCAACCCCTTCCTGTACCCGCCCCTGCCTCCGCTTCCCTGCCACAAGTACGCCTACGTGGACGCCCCGGGCGGCGCGGCCACCTCCACCGTCATCACCCACACGGCGTCCTCCCTGTCGTCTCCGGGCGCCGACCTGCAGCCTCACAGCGGGTACCTCTACCTCCAGGCCGCCTGCCACTCGGCCGGGACCTACCCCCCCAGCGTGGCGATGTCGTCCCCGGACCCGGCGCAGCACGGAGCGGAGGTGCTGCCCGCCCCCGCCGGCACGTCCCACTGCTTCCCCGTGGGACCCgtgccgggggcggggcctggggaggggccggggctgggggcggggccgggggcggggcttggggtGGGGACGTCCAGGGGGAAACACAAGCAGAAGACGGCGGAGGCGAGTGGGGATCGACCGGCCGTCCTTCCGGgacccccggccccggcccctgaCCCTGCACCGTCCACTTCGGCCACGAGCTGCCTGGCCAAACTGCTGTGCTCCACCTCCCACCACGGCTCCAGAGCGC GGAAGCCGAATATGGGACTTGACACTACCTGGTCCACAGTCAAAGGTCAGAAGTCAAATTCGTTG CTATCAGCTAGTAGCGTGCATGGAGCAGAGGCAACGTCCCCGCTGCGCCTTGTGTCTGCGTGGCCTGCAGGGGGCCGTCTGTCGGGGCCAGAGCCCAGCCAGAGCCCTCCCGTCCTGGGTTTGGTCGGACCCCAGGCCAGCACGTCCAGGGGCCCGTTGGGGGGGTCCTCCCGGCCCACCCTCAGCAcggccaccaccagctccaACCTCCTGGTGCCCAAGACGGAGAAGCTGTCTCCGGGGCGGGTGTACAGCCCGGACGTGATCAACCTCACCG GATGTTTCTCTGGACACGCAGGTCAAAAATCACCATTGGGGGCCCTGGATCACATTTCCAGGCCAGAATCATTACACTCATTCTCCACACATGGAAAGAGCGAAACAAAA CAAACAGAGACCAGGAGAATAACCCACATCTCAGCGGAGCAGAAGAGACGCTTCAACATCAAAATGGGATTTGACACTTTACATAATCTGGTCACAACCCTAAACTCCCAACCCAGCATTAAG ATCAGCAAGGCCACCACCCTGCACAAGACCGCAGAGTACATCGGCAAGATGCAGCAGGAGCGATCCACGCTGCAGGAAGAGACCCAGAGACTCAGGGAGGAGATCCAGCTCCTCAACTCTGCCATCAA CGTGTGTCAGCAGCAGCTGCCCGCCACAGGAGCGCCCATCACCAGGCAGCGCTTCGACCACATGAGGCAGAGGTTCAGAGAATACgtccagacacagacactgcAGAACTGGAAGTTCTGGATC TTCAGTATCATCGTGGAGCCCTTGTTTGAGTCCTACAACGCAGTGGTGTCCACTGCAACCATGGAGGAGCTGTGTCGCACCACCCTGTCCTGGCTGGACCAGCATTGCTCCCTGCCCTCCCTGAGACCAA TGGTCTTGAGCTCTCTGCGTCTCCTCAGCACGTCCACGTCCATCCTGAGTGACCCGGGACGCCTACCGGAGCAGGCCACCCTAGCGGTCACCCAGGGCCAGGGAGTCTCTTGCACCCCCACCCTGGGTGATGAtcgccccctccagcccctccgacgggagaacacacaccatatgtga